A region of the Calditrichota bacterium genome:
GGAAGGTCAGCACTCTGGGCACATGTCTGCTCAGGGCGTCCTGATATCTGCATGGAGGAACGATGGAGCTGGAAGAGGCAATTCGCAGAAGAAGGAGCGTGCGCTCGTTCAAGGCTGACCCTGTGCCTCGCTCTGTGGTGGAACATTTGTTGGAGCTCGCGCAATGGGCCCCTTCGGGTATGAACCAGCAGAACTGGTACTTTGTGGTGGTCACCGGCCCAAGAGTGGAGGCCCTGCGGCGACTGGCAACCAAGGCATTTGACGAGCACGTGCGCCCACACTTGGAGCAGGTTTTTCCTGACAAGCCCCAAGTGGTGGAGGCCACTGGCAGATTCTTTCGGACCTTAGGGGGAGCGCCGGTGGTCATCTGCGCCTATCATGCTCCGACTGTCGAGGGAGAGCTCACTGACCTGCAATCGGTTGCTGCGGCGATTCAGAACCTCTTGCTGGCGGCGGTGGCCCATGGTCTCGGCGCGTGCTGGA
Encoded here:
- a CDS encoding nitroreductase family protein, whose translation is MELEEAIRRRRSVRSFKADPVPRSVVEHLLELAQWAPSGMNQQNWYFVVVTGPRVEALRRLATKAFDEHVRPHLEQVFPDKPQVVEATGRFFRTLGGAPVVICAYHAPTVEGELTDLQSVAAAIQNLLLAAVAHGLGACWMTGPVHLAEEINSITGVHDKKLQAIIPLGYPEGQAPTPKRKPERVLWIGWE